Genomic segment of Vulpes lagopus strain Blue_001 chromosome 7, ASM1834538v1, whole genome shotgun sequence:
GctgacccccccccgccccccgcgccaaGCCCGGGGCCAGGGGCAGCGTTCCGGCGGCAGGCAGGTTCTGCACCCGGGGAGCGCACCGGGGAGCGCGCCCGTCCAGCGGCGGCCGAGAACGGAAGTGGGCGCGAGCGCATCGCGGTGATTGGCTGCAGCCACACGTCCCTCAAGGGGCTGGCGCGAACGCCACTGCGGAGTGGGGCGAGGGGATACGgcaaggggagggggcagcacgCTGGGAACAGCCGCGGGGCTGGAAGGAGAGGAATTGCGGAGGTGCGCGCGGAGCCGGGGGCGTCCGTGGTCGGGGCACCCGGGGAGCCGGGGCGTGAAACCCGGCCTACAgaggcggcggcgggagcggcgcaGGCCGAGGGCTTGAATCGACCGCGGAGGGCGGGGAGTCGGTGGCCGAGAGCGGCGCCGCGGCGCGGTAGGCGGGACTAGGGAGAGCGACGCAGGGATTGGCGGGCGGCGCCGGGCGGCCGTGCGTCGGCGGTGACGCACGCCTCGGGGAGGGTGCGCGCGCGTTCAGCGGCCTCTTTGTGTGGTGCCCAGATAGGGgagcggaggcggcggcggcggcggtagCGGTAGCGACGGCCTTGGTTGTCTTCCAGTCTCCTCGGCTCGCCCTCTAGCCAgcacctctccccttccctcccccttcctctcttcctccttccctccccttcccttcctcccttccccgtCGGTGACGGCCGTGGCGGCTCCAGCAACGGCTGGGCCCAAGCTGTGAGGAGGCCTTAGCCAACGATAACGGCGACGGCGAAACCTCGGGGCTCGCAGGGCGGGGGGAAGGCCCGGGCCGTGGAGATGGAGAATTCCCAGTTGTGCAAGCTGTTCATCGGCGGCCTCAACGTGCAGACGAGTGAGTCGGGCCTGCGCGGCCACTTCGAGGCCTTTGGGACTCTGACGGACTGCGTGGTGGTGGTGAACCCCCAGACCAAGCGCTCCCGTTGCTTCGGCTTCGTGACCTACTCCAACGTGGAGGAGGCCGATGCCGCCATGGCCGCCTCGCCCCACGCCGTGGACGGCAACACGGTGGAGCTGAAGCGGGCGGTGTCCCGGGAGGATTCGGCGCGGCCCGGTGCCCACGCCAAGGTTAAGAAGCTCTTTGTCGGGGGCCTTAAGGGAGACGTGGCGGAGGGCGACCTGATCGAGCACTTCTCGCAGTTTGGCACGGTGGAAAAGGCCGAGATTATTGCCGACAAGCAGTCGGGCAAGAAGCGCGGCTTTGGCTTCGTGTATTTCCAGAATCACGACGCGGCAGACAAGGCCGCGGTTGTCAAGTTCCACCCGATCCAGGGCCATCGCGTGGAGGTGAAGAAGGCCGTGCCCAAGGAGGATATCCACTCCGGTGGGGGCGGAGGCGGCTCCCGGTCCtcccggggcggccggggcggccggggccgcggcgggggtcGAGACCAGAACGGCCTGTCtaagggcggcggcggcggcggttaCAACAGCTACGGTGGttacggcggcggcggcggtggcggtggcggctaCAATGCCTACGGAGGCGGCGGAGGCGGTTCGTCCTACGGTGGGAGCGACTACGGTAACGGCTTCGGCGGCTTCGGCAGCTACAGCCAGCACCAGTCCTCCTACGGGCCCATgaagggcggcggcggcggcggcggcggtggcagCAGCTGGGGCGGTCGCAGTAACAGTGGACCTTACAGAGGCGGCTACGGCGGTGGCGGTGGTTATGGAGGCAGCTCCttctaaaaagaaatctaaatatgcCTGGGAGTGGCTATAGGGGTAGCTCTTCTACACCCCAGCTGGGGTAACTCCTACGTTCTTTACTCTCCCACCACCGCCTTCCCCGTTTTGCCCTTGGGGGAGCCGCTTCTAAGGCTGCTTATCCTTGGGGGTGTTGCCCTATTTGCCTGCCACCtctcttgtctctccctctgaaGATGGACTCGGCCCCACATACACATTTTTGTGTTACAGTCATTGATggactctatttttttattattacttggACCTTGGTCGTTTTTATACTAGCAAAatgtcttgttttaatttgtgtttttttttgggggggggagggagtgaACTTGCTGATTCTGTAGCAAAAcctgggcgggggttggggtggggggtagtttACTTTGTTGTAAGGACTTGATATCTGGCTACAGCGTTTTCTATGAAATCTACTTGGATCCCATGCCTGAAATTTGGACACATATgtacaaaaatcatttttacgttttatttttaataaatcattgtGTTTGACCGTATAtgtctaacattttttttctaggatctATTCCGTACCGTTTTAAGGGATATTAGTTAAAATTTTTTCGTGTTAATTCTAAATTCTTGATGTGTACTTGAAGACACTTTTAAGAGGTcctttggtggtttttttttccccccccctgTTGCTCTTCTAGTGACGTGTTGAGTTTTATCCCTACAGGCAAAACTTTTGAAGTGgtggatgtatttttttaaaatcttcaaagttTCTGTGCATCCATCTCTTGTACTAAGTGATTTGCTTATCATCTTGACATGGTTGGTCACTTCTTTCTATGAGAATTTACTTCAAAGTATGTACTGTGTAGTTCAAAAAGATAGTTTGTGTTAAGCATGTGTTTTCATTCATATaaactgtttaaaatttttcagatgGCCTAGTTTCGTCCCTCTTACTGGTTTGTCTGTAATGAATGGTTACAAAGAAGGGTTATATTTTACCCTTAAACTAaatgcatttttgtattttcagagCAGGTTTAAACGTTTCCTATAGCTGAACTGTTGTCCTCTTGGAAATCCTTCCCCCAACCTTTGTAGCACCATCTACTGGCAGAATGGCAGTATCTCTGcaaaaacaatttgttttaaaaacttgtttagGATAATTGCATCAGATTTAGAAATTTTGCCATCAAAGATCTGTGCAGACTTTGGTTACACGTTTACTTGTAACGAAGATGGGCTTTATGGGAATGTAGTTAACAGTCCATATCACAATTGCCCTTTCTACACAAGATTTGAAAATGTAAACTGCTACACATAGCTTGGGCAGTGGCCCGAAATTGCTATGACAACTAATGAACCAGCTACGTGTACTGGTATCTTAGGTGCAAGttgtaaagcaaaatatttgTGTATTCTGCTTGGTTAACAAATGTATATTTGTAGCCCTTTCATGCAATAGAATTCAAGTTGttgtttataaaaaaacaaaacaaaacaatgatatAGGAGAAAATTGCCTTCCTGGTTAGAAATATAGAATAGCATCGTTTATGGATATCACAAATAAAGAATTCAATTCTTTACATGATTGAGTGAGAGTATGTATAACCTGGTGGGTGGGTTCAGAGTACCTAAAATATAGCACACTTGATTTAATGTTAACGGtaaaatttttaacttgaatGTTGCGTTCAGAAGCCCAGACGTATGGTAGGAAGCTTTCTGAAGAGGAGGTTAATGGGCTTTAAAGTAAAAGATTATTTTAGTGTTGACTTGGTCTTAGTTCTTGCTagtgtatatttatttcttaatgtctTAATTCTTGCCAAATCTTTTAATTGCTAGAGCTTTCATTTTGAGAGATATGAAGAAAGGTGAAGATTGTGAGGCTAGATTATGGCTGCTTAGCAGTCAGTTTGACAAAGAATACCTGATGCTTGGTACAAATAACTTGAGTATACCTCTGACAAATGGGATCGATGTTTTCGCACATTGAGTAAATATAGTCAAATCTTTTGCTCTTAAATGGTTCTAgtttccttaaatttatttttcacttttagtgAAACATACTACATATGAGCTTATTCATTTGGTAGTTTAGTCCTGCTTTTTTGAGTGCCTTTAAGATACGGAAAATGATATGCTTAAAGTTTTCATTATAGTTATTCCTCTGCTTGCCTTTTATTCAACTTTAGCGGGAAGATTTAATTCTTCTGGGTCTTAGAGTAGTCCTTTTGGAGAGTTTCCAAAGTCTAATAATAAGGTTATTGTCATTTTGTATTCCCAACATAGTGACTTATAAAAAGTAAAACGAGTTAGGTAAAAGGATTATTTGTTCATTAGAAAAGCAAATCACAGTGCTGTCCATAGTATATTAACACTTTATTGTCGTGTATTTATCTTTATAGATTTCTGTATTCTGGACTGGTATTTAGTGAAAGCAAAAGCATAGTGGTATTTAGTCTTTCTGGAATTGCTCTTGTCAGTTCTGATAGAAGCATTTTTGACatgtaggggttttttttttttttcttttcaggggcAACCAGTTGTATTTTGTAAGTCCTTTCACTTATGAAAACTATCTGAACATTAGtacttaaaatttaagaattcatGAGAGGAGGTGGCATAGAATCTAGTACTGAATACAAATTTTGCGTCATACTTGAATCTAATTTGAAAGATTATCAAAAACGAACCTATTTTTTGTCTCCCTCTTGTGATGAACTTTTGAATTTCTAGTATATTTAGTATAAGTTCTGTGGTAATTATTGAGTGTGGTTTGAAAGTTAAAGATTGGTAATATTAAATCTTAAGCTTGCAAATGGTTAATGTTCATAGGAATAACTAGAGAATGATATGCTGGTTTGTACCTTCCTATAACTTAGTGATTTAGAACATAATTTCTCAAATCTGCCTCACGATGAATTTTTGCATTTAAGCAAGGTTAAAGGGTTCGGGGATAGCTGAAAACTTGGTATTTATGATGATTTTCCTCAAGACCAGAAGTAATAATAGTGTCACTTAATTGGTAGACTTCTTTTAAGTGCTTGCTTTTCTCAAatttgagaatttgcatttttaaatttaaattttttatgccTGTATCTTTGCTGATTGAAAGTTGACCTTTGGATGTTGAATTGATTTGAGCAAAACTGCATCTAGACAGTATATGGATTTTTACCTAGAAGGATAACATTTAGGTAAGTCTCTCCCATTTTAACCCAACTTACTGAGGATAAGATTTTGATTACTGGaaaaaattccttcttttctgtttcagaaggccctattttatttctatctgaAACAGGGCAAAAAAAAAGTTGCCTCTAAACCAGAGTTGGAAAGTACTTTTGTCTTAATGTCTCTGCAGGTTATTTTGATGTGCCTTTGTTTGATGCTTtctattaaaagtgaaaatacattgtaagatttttttcaataaagaatCCCTTGAAAGAATAGGTAAAGCCTAAGAAACGTATTTTCTGCAatatgttacttaaaaaaattatgttgcaTAACATTTGGATTGTAATTCAAGTCATAGAAAATAGCATTATTActaggaaatagaaaatacagagatcTTACTGAATCTTGGGGCTggtgtattttaaaagtaaatttattagtGTTAAATATTTGGTTATAAatcaaagtaaatgaaaagtGAGTAAATATTCTACCAATATGACCAAATCTCAAGGGTAATCACTAATTGTATATTCAGCTAGCTCGGTTTTTTTGTATAcacctaaattaatttttaaaaatagggttatgtagttttgtgatttttatgtatggttGGTAACATTCTCACAAAGACAAATAATAGATCTTTTTCTGTTGTcgattacagttgacccttgaatgaaATGGGGGCTAGGGGCGCTGACCGCCACCCACCCTGTGCAGTTTAAAATCTCTTAAGGTTTGACTCCCAGAACCTAACTGCTAATAACCTGTCAGCTGGGTGTCTTTAACGATAGATAACATGGTCCGTTAGCATCTATTTTGTATGTTAGATGTGTCATATGttgtattcttaaagtaagcgAGGGAGAAGAAAATTCTTAAACTCCTAAGGAGGAGGAAAtaacatttacagtactatactgcattgtcaaaaaaaaaaaaaaataactatgtaaGTAGACCTGTAGAATTCAGACCTGTGTTGtgcaagggtcaactgtaaatgTTGCATAGTGTAATTGTCTTATAACTTAAAATACTCCTTTTGATGGAATGaagttttttctcttgctctgatGAATAATAGGTTCTTACTGATCACATGTGCATTTAATTAATGAGATGTCTAACTCAGTTAAATGTAATAGAATACAGCAGTTTTGTGGTTTCATGTTTTTCAGTTCTTAGTAAAAGGTACGTACTCACTCGAACTTTCGAAAGCCTTAAGATAAATCCAATGAAAacatttcaatgaaaattttcaaagctAGATTATACATAATAGAACTGTTAAGGGCCTTATCATTCCAGGAACATACTGCCATCCtcccattttgttttctccaatggttttttttaatttttatttttttaatttttatttatttatgatagtcacagagagagagagagagaggcagagacataggcagagggagaagcaggctccatgcactgggagcccgacgtgggactccatcccgggtctccaggatcgcaccctgggccaaaggcaggcgccaaactgctgcgccactcagggatccctctccaATGGTTTTTAACTGCAGAAATATTTGCCAGTTTTTCCATAATGATGGCTATACATTATCACTTAAAACATTTCATTACTGTCTGAAGGAGTAAAGATACCACTGACTGTGTTTCCTCTGTGCCTTGTACTATAGGTACTTTGTGCCTCATATATTTTAGTCCTCAGAATAACACTATGAGGAGACCTTATTATTTCTGTGTTGTGTATTAGCTACAAGCTTACCTAATTTAGGTAATTTGCCTAAGATCATGGGATTATTGAGAACAAGAAATAGgaatatttttgcttatttttaaaaatcatactgtAGGGATggctgggtgtctcagtggttggaacatctgcctccggctcaggtcctgatcccagggtcctgggatcgagtgccacatcagtctccctgcagggaggctgcttctccctcttgcctatgtctctgccttactgtctttcatgaataaagtcttaaaaaaaatttgtaaaggtaaaaaaaaaaaattactcctcCTGTTTTCTCCTAGTGTCCAGAGATAACCTTTGTTAACAATTTGCCTGTTTCTACATCTTTCTCTTTGCAGGGtaagatacatatacatatatatggattttAGCATCAAAGACATTCTTCTGTGTCATACGTGTATCTTACATGACTATATGGTGTACTTTGGTGTAGATGCATGTAATTTATTGATTAGCATATTTAcagtttttcttctgtctttaaatttttttttttgcagggttGAGTTGCTATTTAcaacatataaaaggaaaaaaaaaagcaagtgcagAAGCCTGGTTGAAGCTGTTGGTTATACTGGTGTCCATGTAGTTCTCGGGAAATCTGCTAGAGCCCTACAAggattttttttgatatttagtcATTTTTCCTCCCAGCTTTGTATTTCAGTTACAagagaattgatttaaaaataagtggttTAGCTACATTAAAACATAAGCCTTAGTGCCCTTGTATTCTGAAGACTATACATTGAAGTCTGGgaatttatagcaataaatacGCAGTTTATTCTTTTCTAGCTTATTCTACCTAAAACTTGTACCATCATATTTCAGTTGTGTGTGAATAGAGGTTTTTCACTGCAGAAATTGCTTTTCATTGAATTGAGTGACTTGCTAATAAATATACTTCCTCAGAAGCTCttgagaaagcaaagaaaataacagaCTGGCAAGGGTATGTGGGAAAGGTTTACTCTGCATTAGAGGTGGGCAGTACCCCAGATCTAAATTTCTAGTTGAAACGTGGATTCAGATTTTCCTATTTAACCTTGGTaagtccatttatttttcttgtactaCTTTTTCCTGTGATGTGAGGACTATAATTGCTTAGAATCCTGTCCAATTTGATACTGCTAGTTTTAAGTCCTATTTGGTAATTAATTCAGTAACAACCTTCAAGAGGAATCCTGGCACTAGATCTTACAATTCATTAAGCAATTTATTGAGCATAACTTagctaaataataaataaggatGAGCCCTTGCTCACGAGGTACCCACAGTTTAGTTTAGGTGGTGGGAATTTAAACAGAGTGTGGGCATTTTAGTCAAATACTTGAGCAGTCATCATGACTTTTTCTGTGTGGGTCAAGGGAAACGTTAGAGAAGAGACATTAGTATCAGTTCTGACATTTAGAATAGGTGGATGAGGTGGCGAAGGGCATTCCACAGCTTATATGaaaatgcagagcctgatgtattgggctcttttaatttttttcttgaattactGGACTACAATGTAGA
This window contains:
- the HNRNPA0 gene encoding heterogeneous nuclear ribonucleoprotein A0; translation: MENSQLCKLFIGGLNVQTSESGLRGHFEAFGTLTDCVVVVNPQTKRSRCFGFVTYSNVEEADAAMAASPHAVDGNTVELKRAVSREDSARPGAHAKVKKLFVGGLKGDVAEGDLIEHFSQFGTVEKAEIIADKQSGKKRGFGFVYFQNHDAADKAAVVKFHPIQGHRVEVKKAVPKEDIHSGGGGGGSRSSRGGRGGRGRGGGRDQNGLSKGGGGGGYNSYGGYGGGGGGGGGYNAYGGGGGGSSYGGSDYGNGFGGFGSYSQHQSSYGPMKGGGGGGGGGSSWGGRSNSGPYRGGYGGGGGYGGSSF